Within the bacterium genome, the region CCACCTCGACTATGCTACCGGGTTCTATCCTTTCGAGTTTTTGTGAACCTAGGTCTGCCTCACGATATGTAAACGAGCTTTGTGTCACTTTATATAAGCCGACAGGTATGTCTTGACTAGTTTTATTGGCAGGGAGAACAATATCCTCCGCTTTGAAATTGTCTATAACCGCACAACCATTATTAAATAATAAAATCAGGTAAAGCGATATTATCAGTAAACTAGGTACTTTCATCTTCTTCGCCATCCCCTTCGGGCTTGCCAACTACAAATTTTACCAAATTCGGGAATTCCTCACCTATTTTACGCGAGAGTATTCCTGCGAAACGGCTAAAGGAATCGGCCAAATACCTTGCGGTGTTGCTGTTTATCTCCTCACCCGAACGACTTGCGCAAAGCAACACAGTTCTGCCCTTGAGAAAGAACTTCGTATCCCAAGACATAGAAAAATCATTCAATTCGAGTAGAAACTTATAAAGCTTGGCATCCTCGGTTTTATCCCAAGAATCGGGCAGTTGAAACATAATGCTATAAGCCACAAGAAGATCGACTTGTTCAGAAAACCTTATTAAATCAACCCAAAAGGGGATTTCGCCCCGATATAATTCCCAGCGATATCCTTTGGATTCATCACCCAAAGATATTTCTTTTACAAGCAGTTGTTCAGTCGTAAGAAATGTTAAAGCTTTGGAAACCTCGTCCTTTTTCACTGAAAAAGGCTTTAGTTTTGGCGGTTTTTTATTAGACACGATTTTACTCCTTAAAAATCAACTTTTCGATTAGAATGATCGAAAAAAGATTTTATCTAAAATTGAATTTTTCCTCGCCTATAGTTGTTTGCGGGCCGTGACCGGGATAAACTACGGTATTCACAGGTAGTTTAAATAGTTTCTGAATCGATCTCATTAGCTCGTCATAATCTCCTCCGGGAAGGTCTGTTCTTCCAATGCCCCTTTTGAAAATCGCATCTCCGGCGAAAAGCACACCTTTGGAGTATAACGATATTCCACCCGGGCTGTGCCCTGGTGTATGTAACACCTCGAAATCTAACTCTCCTGCAGAAACAGCGTCTTTATCTTTAATTAAAACATCGGCTTTAAATGTCATTTGCTCATCGAATAAGGCGCTTAAATTTAATTGAGGATCAGAAAGCGCTTGTGCATCTGATTCATGAACATAAATCTTTGCTGAATAATGAGTTCTCAGGAATGGAGCAGCCATTATGTGGTCGCAATGCGCGTGTGTCAGCACAATTAGAGAGGGCTTAAGTTCTAAATTAATGAGTTCGGAGTTAATTTTTTCTGCTTCGCCTCCTGGATCTATAACTATACAATTTTTATTATCGTCATAGACCAGATAACAATTGGTTTCTATTTGCCCTACTATTAATTTCTTGATATTCATATAGTTGAACTAAATTTAATAAAAACGGTCGGGCAAAATGCCCAACCGTCTATATAGATTAAAAAATGCAAAGGCTTCTCTTAAACAGATGGCTGTTCGTTCTCTATAAACTCGATGTCTTCGGGAGATTTACCCATGTTTTCAAGCATCCATTCGGCGCTCGGTCTAAGATCGCATTCAGGGTAGTTAGCAAGAACTCGTTCAAAATATAACTTGGCTTTTTCATAATCCTTCAGATATTCGGAGTAATTAAATCCAATCAAGAAAATTGCCTTATAATTCCCAGCATCATTGGGATAAAGCTCAAGAAGCTTTTCATAGGCTTCAATAGCATCTTTATAATGGCCTTTACCAAGCGCCATCTGTGCCGCAAAATAATATCCATCGATGGGAATAGCTTTAAAAAGCACGCTAGCTTTTTCCTGATCTACTTGTGCGGTTTTGTTGGCAATGCGATATTTTACCCAATATGCAAGCGTATCTCCATAGACATTCGCCATGCTAAGGGCTTCGGCAATGTAGGTTTCTTCTTTGGGTGTCCCAGCATATTTTTCCGCAGCCTGAATAGTGAGGTCAAAGAGCTGAGTTTCATACATTTGGAGGTTTTCAGATTCTGGGTAAAATTTAACGAGACTACTGTAATTATATATAGCATCCTCGATATTACCTTCAGCGAGCATCTGTTTGGCTTGAGTCAGATATTCTTCTTCTGTAAGTCTTCCTCCTGTGCAACCAAAGAGAAAAACCATCATTACAAGAATAAATAAAAAGGTATTAGATTTGAGCATACAGGTTCCTCCATTAAATAATTATTACTTCATTTAAATCTAATATATACTGCCATTTTCTTATGTCAATAGTCTAAATTTGGCGAAAAAGAGCCTATACAATCATAAGCTAAAATTTAATTATTTGTAACCAAGTCCATAAGCAATTGCTTAATCTTTTCCGTTTCTACTTCGTCGATGCGCCCATAGTTGAAATATCTAACCTCCAAATTACTATGGATAATTATTACATTGCTTTCTTCATCGAGGAATCCAAAATCCTTCAGCATATTGCCATCCCAATCGCCATAAACGGTTAAACCGCGTTCGATTGAGTTTTCAATAAGCTTCCTTTTCCATATTTCGGTAATGGGCCAATTCGCTTTGCTAGAATTAATTATCGCCACGCGAAGAATCTTTTCTTGCACTGCTTCGTCTTGTTTGGAATAAAATCTTAGTAATTCATCCGAGAAATATTTATTCTTACCCAGGGCTTTTCTTGAAAGGTAAATTATGGCCGTAATTTTGCCCTCGAGCATTGGCCGCGTCAACACTTCGCCATCTCCAGAAACCACCTCGAATTCCGGTATTTGAGTGTAAGTCTTAAGCCCAGGTTGAGCCCAAGAAATTCCCGCCATAACTAACACTATACCCCTCCGTATGAGTATTTTCCGCTTCAAACCTCTATTTTGGCGGCTAAACGAGCACCATAGTTTAAGATTTAGTCTCATCATAAGTTATTTCTTGTATCCTATTTTTCTGAGAAAACCATACCGGCAGGTTTTAGCCTCTTCATCCTCGGCGCCGAGAGGTGCCTCGCCATCGATCACACCCAATATTGCCCCGTTGCCGGCTTCGTTTCTCGCTATAATTGCTTCAACTTGATTTGCAGTCGCACAGAAGATATTGCACACCTCGGGCACCGCCTTCACCGCACCGAGAACATTTATGGGAAAGCAATCCTGCATGATTATCAAGAAGCAGTGGCCGGAGGAAATGGCCATAAGGTTCTTGGTTGCGATTTTGGTGAGGCCTTCATCGTTACCATCGAAACGAACGAGCCTATCGCCAGAGGCCTCGGAGAACGCTATGCCGAATCTGGCGGAAGGCACAGAATTAACCATAGCTTCATAAAGATCCTCGACGGTTTTAATAAAATGCGACTGTCCGAAGATAATATTCGCGCCTTCGGGAAAGTTTATTTTGACGGTTTCGATCTTCATTTATCCTCCGATTTTTAAATTCGTTTTTTTGTGTTTTATACGCATTCTTCGCGCCAAAACCGCGCTCGAACGCTATTTTTTCCCAAGATTATAGGTTCTGGGTTATAAGTATTACACGATGGCGTGATGAAAAAGCCGAGGTTCCCACCGCTGTCATTTCGACCGAAAGGAGAAATCTCCTTATAAAATGAGATTTCTCGTCGCTACGCTCCTCGAAATGACAATGACATTTGGATTTTATCATTAAAAAAGAGCAACCTTCCGGTCGCCCCTACAAAATTGATCATTGCTCATTGTCCATTTTGCCCCCCATCCGGCGCGCCACTAGAGCGCCGGTTGGGGGGCCAGAGCAATCGCGACTAGCCTGCCCGGAGTCGCTTCCGCTGCGGCCGTGCCGACCCTTGCCCGTATAAGATGCACCCCCTCAAATCGACCGATGGTGCCGGTTGCCAGATTAAGGAACCCCTTGGCCCCCTTTTCAAGGGGGCGCGCCGTGAGGCGCGGGGGGTTAATTTTGCTACCCACCAACCGGTCGCCCCTTGTATCTACAAAGCATCGAAAGAAAACGCTACGACGCGGGAGCGTGGATGCGAAATAAACGATTACTTCTTCTTCGCTCTAAAATAAAGCAAAGCGCCGTTTTTATCCGGGATAATCTCGAATTCGAAACCAGTGTTAGTGAAAATTCTCCTCAGTTCCTCTTGGGTACATAGCTTACCATTAATTTTACTCTGCTTAGTGTTCCTTTCAGGAACTGGCACACAGCAGAAAAACATGGAACCGAGAGTCACACCCTGCATATATCAGAGGCGACCTTCGGGACATCATCGAAGAAGTTAAGCGACAATATGCAAAGGCATACGTCGAACGAGGAATCCTTGAAAGACAGGTCGTCCGCGCTTGCTAAATAAAATTCCGCTGTTTCAAAACCGGTTGCCCGAAACCTCTTAACTGCCTTTTTTTAAAGGCCGGGACTTATATCAATATCTGTATAGAGGTTGTTTTTATACAGAAAATCAGCGGTAACACCGTTTCCGGTTGCCAATTCGAGAACGCGCTTTTCGCGGATACCTTCAAGTTCGCGACGAAGCACTTCATTGTGAATGGAAATATCCGCGCTCAGAGTTTTAGGAAACACAGTTTTTTTCATTAGAAAATCGTATAGAAAAGAAAACCAATCTCCGAGCCAGGCCTTGAAACACAAGGGTTTACCGTCCGGCGCGATAATATATTCGAGGTCGTTTTTATGGACGGTTTTTATGCTTTTTCTAAGCAAATTTGCCACTTACTATCTATTCTTATAATTCTCCCAAAGGCGCGTCATACACCCCTCGAGCCTATTGCCCAAAGCGTCCCCACGCTGGGTGGTAATGTCGTCCTGATTTGGAAAAACGACATACGGCACTTTAACGCCGTTAACATCGACGAAGTTTTCGTCGCCGGCGGAGAACTTCTCCCAATCGACCTCATAATAAAGGGATTTTAGCTTCTCGTCGTCGAGGCCGTGTTCGAGGATGCTGTCCGGTTTGTCCGGATTAAAGCGCTTGCGGTTTTTCCTCAAGGATTCCTCGAAAGTGACATCGATGAAAAGAATCGCCGCGCGGCTAAGTATTTCTTTAGATAGATGCTTATATGCATATTCATAACCACCATGTTCTGATCCGCGTGAGAATTCGATAATCGTAGTGTAAAAATCGTGATAGTCCTCTATGTCTCGGACGCGTTTGCGATACTCGATGTTGATGCGTTCGATAAGAAGGTCCCACATATAATAATCGATGAAATAGCCGTCGGAGGT harbors:
- a CDS encoding tetratricopeptide repeat protein gives rise to the protein MLKSNTFLFILVMMVFLFGCTGGRLTEEEYLTQAKQMLAEGNIEDAIYNYSSLVKFYPESENLQMYETQLFDLTIQAAEKYAGTPKEETYIAEALSMANVYGDTLAYWVKYRIANKTAQVDQEKASVLFKAIPIDGYYFAAQMALGKGHYKDAIEAYEKLLELYPNDAGNYKAIFLIGFNYSEYLKDYEKAKLYFERVLANYPECDLRPSAEWMLENMGKSPEDIEFIENEQPSV
- a CDS encoding adenosine-specific kinase; translation: MKIETVKINFPEGANIIFGQSHFIKTVEDLYEAMVNSVPSARFGIAFSEASGDRLVRFDGNDEGLTKIATKNLMAISSGHCFLIIMQDCFPINVLGAVKAVPEVCNIFCATANQVEAIIARNEAGNGAILGVIDGEAPLGAEDEEAKTCRYGFLRKIGYKK
- a CDS encoding MBL fold metallo-hydrolase, producing the protein MNIKKLIVGQIETNCYLVYDDNKNCIVIDPGGEAEKINSELINLELKPSLIVLTHAHCDHIMAAPFLRTHYSAKIYVHESDAQALSDPQLNLSALFDEQMTFKADVLIKDKDAVSAGELDFEVLHTPGHSPGGISLYSKGVLFAGDAIFKRGIGRTDLPGGDYDELMRSIQKLFKLPVNTVVYPGHGPQTTIGEEKFNFR